The sequence gtgtgtgtgagtgagtgtgtgtgtgtgtgtgagtgtgtgtgtgtgtgtgtgagtatgtgtgtgtgtgtgtgattgtgtgtgtgtgtgtgagtgagtgtgtgtgtgtgtgtgagtgtgtgtgtgtgtgtgtgagtatgtgtgtgtgtgtgtgagtgagtgtgtgtgtgagtgtgtgtgagtgtgtgtgtgagtgagtgtgtgtgtgtgtgtgagtgtgtgtgtgtgtgagtgtgtgtctgtgcgtgtgagtgtgtctgtgcgtgtgtgtgtgtgtgtgtgagtatgtgtgtgtgtgtgtgagtgagtgtgtgtgtgagtgtgtgtgagtgtgtgtgtgagtgagtgtgtgtgtgtgtgtgagtgtgtgtgtgtgtgagtgtgtgtctgtgcgtgtgagtgtgtctgtgcgtgtgagtgtgtgtgtgtgagtgagtgtgtgtgtgagtgtgtgtgtgtgtgagtgtgtgtgtgtgagtgtgtgtgtgtgtgagtgtgtgtgagtgtgtgtgtgtgtgtgtgtgtgtgagtgtgtgtgagtgtgtgtgtgtgagtgtgtgtgtgtgtgtgtgtgtgtgtgagtgtgtgtgtgtgagtgagtgtgtgtgtgtgagtgagtgtgtgtgtgtgtgtctgtgtgtgtgtgtatgtgagtgtgagtgtgtgagtgtgtgtgtatgtgagtgtgtgtgtgtgtgagtgtgagtgtgtgtgtgagtgtgtgtgtatgtgagtgtgagtgtgtgtgtgtgtgtctgtgtgtgtgtgtgtgcctgtgtgtgtgcgtgtatgtgagtgtgtgtgtgtgagtgtgtgtgtgtgtgtgagtgtgtgtgtgagtgtgagtgtatgtgtgagtgtgtgtgtatgtgtgtgtgtgtgtgagtgtgtgtgtgtgagtgagtgtgtgtgtgtgtgtgtgtgtgtgtgtgtgtgtgagtgtgtgtgtgtgagtgtgtgtgtgtgtgagtgtgtgtgtgtgtgtgtgagtgtgtgtgtgagtgtgtgtgtgtgtgtgtgtgtgtgtgtgtgtgtgagtgtgtgtgtgtgtgtgtgagtgtgtgtgtgtgtgtgtgtgtgtgtgtgtgtgtgtgtgtgtgagtgtgtgtgtgtgtgtgtgtgtgtgtgtgtgtgtgtgtgtgtgtgtgtgagtgtgtgtgtgtgtgtgtgagtgtgtgtgtgtgagtgtgtgtgtgtgtgtgtgagtgtgtgtgtgtgtgtgtgtgtgtgtgtgtgtgtgtgagtgtgtgtgtgtgtgtgtgtgtgtgtgtgtgtgtgtgtgtgtgtgtgtgtgagtgtgtgtgtgtgtgagtgtgtgtgagtgtgtgtgtgtgtgtgagtgtgtgtgtgtgtgtgtgtgtgtgagtgtgtgtgagtgtgtgtgtgtgagtgagtgtgtgtgtgagtgtgtgtgtgtgtgtgtgagtgtgtgtgtgagtgtgtgtgtgtgtgagtgtgtgtgtgtgtgtgtgtgagtgtgtgtgtgtgtgtgagtgtgtgtgtgtgtgtgtgtgtgtgtgtgtgtgagtgtgtgtgtgtgtgagtgtgtgtgtgtgagtgtgtgtgagtgtgtgtgagtgtgtgtgtgtgagtgtgtgtgtgtgtgtgtgtgtgtgtgtgagtgtgtgtgtgtgtgtgtgtgtgtgtgtgtgtgtgtgtgtgtgtgtgtgagtgtgtgtgtgtgtgtgtgtgtgtgtgtgtgtgtgtgtgtgtgtgtgagtgtgtgtgtgtgtgtgtgtgtgagtgtgtgtgtgtgagtgtgtgtgtgtgtgtgtgtgtgtgtgtgtgtgtgagtgtgtgtgtgtgtgtgtgtgtgtgtggtgtgtgaatgtgtgagtgtgtgtgtgtgtgtggtgtgtgaatgtgtgagtgtgtgtgtgtgtgaatgtgtgagtgtgtgtgtgtgtgtggtgtgtggtgtgtgaatgtgtgagtgtgtgtgtgtgaatgtgtgtgtgtgtgtgtgtgagtgagtgtgtgtgtgagtgtgtgtgagtgtgtgtgtgtgtgtgagtgtgtgtgtgtgtgagtgtgtgtgtgtgtgtgtgtgtgtgtgtgtgtgagtgtgtgtgtgtgagtgtgtgtgtgtgtgtgagtgtgtgtgtgtgagtgtgtgtgtgtgtgtgtgtgtgtgagtgtgtgtgtgtgtgtgtgagtgtgtgtgagtgtgtgtgtgtgtgtgtgtgtgtgtgtgtgtgtgagtgtgtgtgtgtgtgtgtgtgtgtgtgtgtgtgtgtgtgagtgtgtgtgtgtgtgtgtgtgtgtgtgagtgtgtgtgtgtgagtgtgtgtgtgtgtgtgtgtgtgtgtgtgtgtgagtgtgtgtgtgtgtgagtgtgtgtgtgtgtgtgtgtgtgtgagtgtgtgtgtgtgtgtgtgtgtgtgtgtgtgtgagtgtgtgtgtgtgtgagtgtgtgagtgtgtgtgtgtgtgtgtgtgtgtgtgtgtgtgtgtgtgtgtgtgtgtgtgtgtgtgtgtgtgtgagtgtgtgtgtgtgtgtgtgtgagtgtgtgtgtgtgtgtgtgagtgtgtgtgtgtgtgtgtgtgtgagtgtgtgtgtgtgtgtgtgtgtgtgtgtgtgtgtgtgtgtgtgtgtgtgtgtgtgtgtgagtgtgtgtgtgtgtgtgtgtgtgtgtgagtgtgtgtgtgtgtgtgtgtgtgagtgtgtgtgtgtgtgagtatgtgtggaaTCCAGACAAGGACGACGGACAGCAGAGGTCTTTAAAAGGAGAGAATGAATCAACCTTCTGAgtaaaaaaccaacaaaaacatttcagtttaaacaaagacatatttacacacagccTGAGGGGTCACACTGGGGTCACACAGAGGTCATGAGAGCCACTGAACACAGAGCTGATGTTGATTTTCACACAAATCACTCATTACTGAGAAATACAATCACTAACCAACCCGCTAAACACCTTACACTCATTATCTCAACACCTTTAATATcacacagacctctcacacacacacacacacacacactttaaaccaCGACCTGTTATAAGCACTCAGGTCTTTATAACATGCTTATAACATGCTGCTGGTTCTCTCAGTCATGTTACACTTTGATTTTATTGTTAAAGCTTCAGTGAGGTGATCTGAGAGGAGCTTCTCTCAGGGCTGATGTCCTTCAGCACCATCATCTCACCCGGGTTACAGACACCAGCAACTGGTTTGAACTGGAACACACCAGAATAGAATTTCTCTGTAAGAGTTCAGCTAATAGAATTGTCTCAATCTGACAGTTCtgctttctgattggttggtggGTGGGATTAGTACCTGTATCCTTAAGACACTGCACATGCCCTATAATGACCACTCACAAaatgcctcacacacacacacacacacacacacagctgattaaAGCACAGCATCAGCACTGGCCTGAGTTACATGTGTGTTTTGGGTAAAAACATTCAGTAAGAAGGAAAAGGGTGTTCCCTGAGTTTAACCAACACAGATGATCAAATTCAgtgaacacaaaacacacacacacacacaaacacagctcttgTGTAACCTCTGATCAGTATTTTAACACTTGGCCTTTACATCCTGCTCTTCCTAATTAAACTGAAGCTGTTCATGCATTTAGAGGAGTGATGGTGGATTGGTGTGGACCTGCGCCTCGTCCTGCACTTATTCATCACTCCGGACCCCGGGGCAGTAATGTTTCTCATTTGGGGAATTCAGGAGCCAGCTGGTTTGGAGACAATGAGCTCTGAGTGAGAGAGCTGCACTACATACACTAATGAGAAGAGCAGAGAGAGTATATAACACCGACCCGAGCAGGGAAGAGACACAACCGGAGGCATCACTGAGAGCCTGGACCACTGACCAACTGAAGAGGaagagcaagaagaagaagacgaagaagaagaagaagaagaagaagaagaagaagaagaagaagaagaagaaggatggcTCGTTGCTGTAAATGCAGCAGACTGTACCTGGCAGGTCAGTGTTTATTGATCCATGTTAAACCCcgccttcttttccttttcccgCATCTGTTACACATTGTTTAGAGTGAATATCTCTTTATTCCCTTCTTCAGAGTCTTTGATTCAATCCTCAGTAGGCGCTTTATCTGGTCAGGGGTGCAGGGGTTCTGTCCTGTAACACTGGGAAAGGCAGGAAGTCtctttaaagcagcagtgtgtaaTATTTAATGCCCTCTACTGTCTGTGGTGTGAAGTGCAATTACAAGAAAAAATTCTCTTTATGGAAAAAAGGAGTGGGGGTGAGCATCTCTgtctattctttcttttcttcccttttctatattttatatctatatattctatatctGAATATTTTTAATCAAAAGCTTGAAATGTTCCAGTTCCTGTGCTGTGAAAGAGGATGTGGTGTATGATGATGTTTAAAATTTACCTCTTTAATGAGTCTGataaccatgtgtgtgtgtgtgtgtgtgtgtgttagtgatggtgttgatgagtGTCCTCGTCTACACCGAGGGAGTCAGTCTGAATGACCTGCTGGACCGAGCGTCACAACTCTCGGACAAACTGCACTCACTCAGCACCTCGCTCACCAATGacctggtcagtgtgtgtgtgtgtgtgtgtgtgataaggaaTCAGGTGGAGATTTGACCCAAGTTTGATGTGAGGATGATGTCAGTCAGGTAGAGGTGGATGTTTCTCCATCTTCATTTCCTTCTGCTTCTCTGCAGGACTCTCACTTCCCCTCAGTAGGAGGAAAGCTGATGAAGCCGTCCATGTGCCACACCTCGTCCCTGCAGATCCCCAACGATAAAGATCAGGCCCTCAGAGTACCGGTAAGTGTCCACTCCTGAGTTCTGTAAAACAAAATATGTCACACTGCAGCTGTCCACTAGAGGGTGTGAGAGATGTTCTTCTGCCCTGTTCCTCTGTGTGCTGCAGGAGAACGAGCTCCTGTCTCTGGTTCGCTCTCTGCTCATGGCCTGGTCAGATCCTCTCGCTCTGCTGTCCTCTGAGGCCACCAGTCTGCCTCACCCTGAGCGCAACTCCATCAAcaccaagaccaaagagctgcaGGACCACTCCAATAGCCTGGGGGTCGGCCTCGAGCGCCTCGTCCGCAAGGTACAGtggctttcagtgtgtctcTGAGAGAGAAGCGTGGCTTTAAACTCTCCTGTACTGATCCTGTTAACGTTCAGGTGAAGTAAAGGCTGTGTAGAGTCAAGAACATGAGGAGGTGAGGAGGAGATGAGGTCACAGAcactgctaccaccaccaccatgcttcacagtgcaGAGCTCTCAGGCTGAGGAGCAGAGTGCATTTTGTTTCCAAAATAATTTACAATCTACATTacaaagttttaaataaataaaataaatcctaaCGGTTTCCTCCTAAATCCTGCAgaaaaatgagatgatgaaagagagagaaagttcaGCAGATGGTCACTTCACCTCTGTCTGGCAGAAAAGTGCAGTAACTGGTTTCTGAGATGTTCCCTGATGTTCTGAGATGTTCCCTgatgtttcctgatgtttaaacacacaacatTCCATACAAACGTTTTGGATTTTATGTTAATGTGACTGTTGTAATGCTGAAGAAGAATTTCATTCATCTAAAGATTTTCATGTTCTAACAATTTTTAATGAACCTCCAGATTCaattcagtctctctctctcactttctcctctTCCTTCATTCTGTAGATGGGTTCATCCCCCGAGTCTCTGTCCTCTCTTCCGTTCAACAGTAATGACCTCGGGCAGGACAACATCTCTCGCCTGGTCAACTTCCACTTCCTGCTGTCGTGTTTCCGCCGAGACTCACACAAGATCGACAGTTTCCTCAAAGTGCTGCGCTGCAGAGCGGCTAAGATGCTGCCGGAGATGTGCTGAAGTGGGACGAGTTCTCCTCACGTTCCTCCTCAGAACCTCTCTGAGTCCAGCAGTCAGAAATGAAGAGTTTTATTCTCGAACGGTTTAAAAGAGTGACGCTGAACGTTTCTTAAAAAATCTCACACAGATCATCAGGTCAGGTTCCTGTGTGTCTCTGCAACAAGAACTTATTCTTCATAAATTAACAGATTTGAGCTCAAGAGCAGATCTGTGTTTGATTAAACCAGAGGAAAAAGGAAACAGGTCATGGAGCTCCTCCACTGAGCCTCATGGTTTGAGTGTtatgcaattttattttatttgcatctAAAATAATGAATCAGATGAATCAAACCTTCAGATCATTCTTTTAACAGGGGTATGGGGCTGTGAGGGAATGTTTGCACTTTATCATATTTATAGAAATACTGCAGTAGGATCTTAAATGAGCTTTCCTTTTCCTCATCTTTACACAACTGCTGAACCAAAGATGTCAATAAACCCTGCATCCTGAAAGAGACTGAGTCAAGTTATTACATCACACAGTGTCTCCCGGTCTCCCCACACATCACGTGTGGACACGTGTGTGATGTGCGTGTGTTAAGCTCTGTTCTTACGCTGAGGCATTGTTTTTGGTTCTGCCCACAAATTCTGAGAGTTTGGTCAGACATGGTCCAGTTATTTCTCAGGTTTATAATTGTGTTTTACTCTCAGACTCTAGGACAGAAATTCTTGGGTGGTCAGACTCACTGGAATCTCTAAGTCCAGAAATACACTTGCCTGTGTGGTGTGGATGCAGCTAAAAACAAATCCTTTCCAAGTCAAGAAAAACAttacacctctctctcagcCTGGCTAACAGGACGAGCGTCCACCTCACAGCAGGAAAACAAACTCAATCCAACAATCCTGGGAACTGACCAATAAAATATGGGTTTTCAGTCAGGTCACAAAGActaattagttttttttatcattcactttgtcatttttaaaagattGTAAGAATGTACATAATCCTGATCTCTCCCTTTTATTaaagagaagtgagagaaaCCAAGAAAACACTGATGGATATAAACTCAACTCAGAGTTTAATTTTAGGTACAAATCCCTCAGAGAGACACATGCAAGAATGAGAAGATTTTTCTCccaattttattgttttattaaaaaaaatgcagaaaaattgAATGTACTTCTAATGGAGGCAGCTGAAGCCCAGAGCAGTGATGAAGAGGAACTGAAGTGCGACACACTCGGAGAACACTACACTGATTAAACCTAAAGGAGACGCTGAGCCCAGGCCAGGTCTTTAGGGTCAGGAGAGCTTTCAGGAAGCGGCCATTTCTCAGATCTACATGAGGCGGAGTCAAACCCAAACCGGGCGGTGCAGTAACCGGTTCAGTGTCCGGCGGATTGCAGTGAGGTGTTCAACAGCAGACGCTGGAGCTCATTTTATTACAGCAAAAAGGACAAAAACACCACCGGCCCGAAATCTGCACCCAGGGGGATTCCTTCTCCCTCTGACAAAAagtcagttaaaaaaaaaaccaaaaacaaaaacacagctttgtgattttaatggaaaaataaaagcagagtgAACCATTATTAGAGTGCCCTCTAGTGACCAAACTGGACACACTGCAGAGTAAGAACAGGACGAGGACACGCCTTCAACCAATAACAGAGCCGGGCTCAGGCTCCAAACTGCGGCCTGAATGCGTAACATGACCCTTCAACACAGAAGATGGTGGATTAGTACACAGAGTTTCAAAAATACACCAATGACCGGCTTGCGTTtgcccccaaacacacacactgagggagagaggagCAACAAACCGTCACAGGAGGCTCTTCTTACCAACTAAAGACTAAAAATCAAACAGGACAGGCGCGTTGCCATGACGACAGGATCCATGACTGCACAACAGGTCAGAGTGGCTGAACATGAACACTATGTACAGGCGACAgggagcctgtgtgtgtgtgtgtgtgtgtgtgtgtgagagagagaaatatcaaGACACCTTGTTACTGGGTGGAAAAAACTCCAGtacaggggaaaaaacacaaacgCATTGCGTGTGAATATTGCACAATAAAAACACCACTGCGTCGTCCATCACTGTACAGAAACTCAAAGTgtccgtgtgtatgtgtagaaaaGTCCTTCAGTGACCATCTCCATCAGCACAAGAGCTCCAGCTAAAAGGAATGAGCGTGCacgcgcgcatacacacacacacacacacacacacacacacacccctccctcaGGTGCCCCTCCCCcaataacacacgcacacacaggagATTTAACGCATCCTGTACTCCAAGGTCTTGGACATCTCACAGAGCTGACCCTTGAAGTCGATGTCTACAGTGAAGTCCAGGTCTctctgcaaaacacacaaaacactgatcaacacacacacacacacagggggatGATTGTGTCCAATCACAGCACCTTGTCACAGTCTGGACAGTGATTGTGTTAAAGATCTTCAGaagagtggtgatgagtgatgaggtgTAAGAGGAATGAAGCGCTGTGTCCTGCAGAGTTTCAGGAGGAAACACTACCTCTGCAATCTGAGGACTTACATTGTTCTTGATGTTGGGTTTCATGCTGATGGTGCCAAAGATCTCCTCTCCAGTCTTCACCGTCAGATAATCGTCCAGATAAAAGACAGTCTGCTTCCAGTGGGTGTACGGAGACTCTGGACCTGAGGAGAACATTTTCAACTTTAACCCAGGAACTTCTGAAGTTTAAATCTGCTGAGGGATAAAAGACCGCCTCCTTTATAATGACATCATCTCTGAATAAACCAATCAAATTCAGATGTTTATAAAAAGCTCTGAAACCACATGAAGCTGGGTTAGGGTCAGCTCTGTGGCTGGAGAAGCATGAAGATGTTCCACAAGGACTCACTGGTGGAGAAGCCGGTTCTCTTGTGGCAGCGTGTGAACTCGATGTTGAAGTAAGTGACCAGAGCGTGAATGTAGTCATTCCTCTTCACCTGCAGGCAGAAGGGTGAGGTGAAGGACAGATCCTCAATCTTCACCGTGTAGATGTCCacctcctgacacacacacacacacacacacacttacatgtcaCATCTCTCACATTAAGGTAAAacatctgtaaaagtaaacggTTGAGTAGCTGGTCTACCTTGACGAGGCAGGAACTGCTGACCAGCTGTTTGGGATCTACAACGTCCACCAGCGGCTCCTTGATGGCCACCTCCTTAATGCAGGACATGTCGAAGCCATATACGTTCTCCCACCCTGATAGAGCAGAGGAAGAGATCTTAAACACCACACCATGAGGTGAAAACCAGCAGGGTTCCTTATGAaagtacagaacacacactcacagtggaTTTTATAGTCCTTGTACTGCCGGTCCTCGATAGCAGTGATGTACAGCGTGGCTCTGTCCGGGAAAATCAGTCCGTCGGGTTTCTGTAAGAAGAGCACATGAAGTGTGTGAAACATTCCCGTcagcaaagacacacacacacttccaaccAGACAAATTTGGAGATTTATTCTGTTATAGAGCGGATTACTAAAAGATtcctgaaataataaaatatcccATGTTTTTATAAACAATCACTCAATGTTCAGgtctaaaatattttacaatgaaaAAGATGGACAATCtggtgtgagaaaaaaaatagttcGAGTTAAATGGGTGTAGGTGTTTGGTGAAGTGCAGCTCATTAAACCATCCGTTTTATGTTTAACGTGGGACATGGTGTAGACTCTCAGTGTTGGATTACAGTCTCGGGGTTTGGACGATGTCCATCTCCTGCTCTGTGACAGTGGGCATGTAAGGGTCAATATTCAGACATTAAGACTCTGATTCTCACCAGCCACTTGTCTCGGGCGTAGATGACAGTGTTGAGCATGGACTCGTAGAACAGGCAGTAACCCATCCACTCAGAGATGATGATGTCTACATGATCCACTGGGAGCTCCACCTCCTCTACCTTACCCTTTATAATGGTCACAACTGGAACAACAGGAATTGAAGTCACAGGAAGTGGACACTCAGATTTAAAACCCAGAGCAGTAAGGTGTGTGGGTGCTTACTGTGATCCAGCTTGTTGGCCTTGACGATCTTCACCGCATAGTCAGATATGCTgctgcactcaatctacaaaATCATCAACAGCACAGAGTTTATACTCCAAACCTCAGAACACAAGTCTATAATGAGGACCTGGCAACCTCACTTCTATCATCACTAAAGTTCATGATGCATGTATTCTACCATGAGTCCTATAATGATCTCTCTGAAGTTGGTGGGGCTTGATTAGGGTGGAGCTTCTTCAGTCAAATGACAGTGAGCAACACTGAATCTCACTAAGCAAAGCAGAGGCTAACAAAGGGACTGTCAATCATTCTAATTAGCatattaggccacacccacttcaacaGCTCTTATAAAACGTGTCTCAGGTCAGAAGTTACTGTAATGAGTTTAGTAGAGAAAGACTGCACTCTCTCTATAAAAACACTCACTCCAATGACTTTCTTGGCTCCGGCCTTGGCTGCAAACATGCACAGGATGCCGGTGCCACTGCCCACGTCCAGCACCACCTTGTCTTTGAACAGGTGCTTGTTGTGGAACATGGAGTTCCTGTAGGTGAGGGTGCGCACTTCATCCTTCAGCATCTCCTACAGACAGCAGAGAAGAGTGTGAGACAGGAGGACACAATGGGAGGAGTTATACCTTAACAATCAGGACCCGGATCTCGCAGACTGACCTCATGGATCCCGAAGTGAGCGTAGGAGTCGAAGTAGTAGTCCTTGGACGTCATGTCCTCAGCAGCAGGCTTCTCCGAGCTCTCCCCCTGTGACACCTCCGGGGGAAAGACAGAAGCACGTGgagacattaacacacacagtactacTATTTACAGAATATACTGATagaaatatatgaatattacttaatgaataaatcagtaatCATCAGTTAAAGTGAGCACGTGAAGAacatctctctccatccttaCGCTGTGTGCCATGTGAGCAGCTTTAGCCTGTAGCTCAGACTAGCTATTAGCAAACCAACCATGCTAACAACGTGGAGCTACTAGATAACCACTTTACACCTCTAACGTGCTTGAGTCGTAGTTACACCGAAGCGCACATTTTAACCTGATAAACTACAATGACTGTAGAAAACCTGgttttaaacataaatattagctggcaaaaaattaaataaaatcccATGCGCTTTATACTTTTCATTCGCACCCGTTCTCGAACAAACCCCGCCTCCTTGCGTTAGGATGGACTGCTAGATCAGCCCACTTAGCGGATAACTTCTGGTCTAGCCAATCACACCATCGATGGTTCTAGCGACTAGCCAATCGTAGCAAAGAGGTGGGATTTGTCCTAACACAGGTGGTCTATAcagaaactaatcccatgcggtgtgtgtgtacgagctAATTATTCTCTTAGCTAGCGGACTGGCTAGTGTGATTCAGCGAGAAATCTAACtatgaatcacacacactgctttctaCTCAGTGAAAAGTCCAAACGAACCTCGTGAAAGGAAACGCGTTACTTTCAACTAACCTATCACGACAAAGAGCGTATCGTTAGCAGTTAGAGGATTTTGCGAGTTAAACTAGCGTTAGCTTAGCTGTTCAAAATGGATGATGCGCAGTACGCATTTAGCACGTTGCTTAAAACGAGCACGAGAGAGATCCCGATAACGGACATCTGAATCAAAACCTAAGCATAAACACACTGATTATTCTCCCCCTCACACACCGGTGTGACCGGGCCGCTCTTTGTGTTGCAGCTCTCACCTCCATCCTGTCCGCGATCTCCGCCATTTGCCTGATGAATGGTTCGAGTCCTTCAGCGCGGCTACACAACATAAACCCGTCTCCTCTTCCTCCCGCCTCTACACTGCTGCTCGCTGATTGGTCTGTCGCGGCGTTGCTCCACCTATATTGTCCCGCCCATTTCCTTTGAACTCGTGCCCTCATTGGTTGAAGGGAGAGTATTGTTTTCTCTGGAGGTTGTGAACGTGActgtaaatatgatttttatgaatttttatgtAAAAGTTATAGCAGTATTTAGCTTGAAGAAATCACAAAAGtctttataattgttttttttaactcagtATGAAATCTGTCCTGCTGAACATATACTTCTGTACAAAATTGCTCTTAGCATCACTGCTCAAGATATAAATAATGCTGTGCTGTGACAGAATGTGGATTATCAGAATGTAATTAGACTTACT comes from Hemibagrus wyckioides isolate EC202008001 linkage group LG02, SWU_Hwy_1.0, whole genome shotgun sequence and encodes:
- the prl gene encoding prolactin isoform X1; its protein translation is MARCCKCSRLYLAVMVLMSVLVYTEGVSLNDLLDRASQLSDKLHSLSTSLTNDLDSHFPSVGGKLMKPSMCHTSSLQIPNDKDQALRVPENELLSLVRSLLMAWSDPLALLSSEATSLPHPERNSINTKTKELQDHSNSLGVGLERLVRKMGSSPESLSSLPFNSNDLGQDNISRLVNFHFLLSCFRRDSHKIDSFLKVLRCRAAKMLPEMC
- the prmt1 gene encoding protein arginine N-methyltransferase 1 isoform X1, producing the protein MLCSRAEGLEPFIRQMAEIADRMEVSQGESSEKPAAEDMTSKDYYFDSYAHFGIHEEMLKDEVRTLTYRNSMFHNKHLFKDKVVLDVGSGTGILCMFAAKAGAKKVIGIECSSISDYAVKIVKANKLDHIVTIIKGKVEEVELPVDHVDIIISEWMGYCLFYESMLNTVIYARDKWLKPDGLIFPDRATLYITAIEDRQYKDYKIHWWENVYGFDMSCIKEVAIKEPLVDVVDPKQLVSSSCLVKEVDIYTVKIEDLSFTSPFCLQVKRNDYIHALVTYFNIEFTRCHKRTGFSTSPESPYTHWKQTVFYLDDYLTVKTGEEIFGTISMKPNIKNNRDLDFTVDIDFKGQLCEMSKTLEYRMR
- the prmt1 gene encoding protein arginine N-methyltransferase 1 isoform X2; amino-acid sequence: MLCSRAEGLEPFIRQMAEIADRMEVSQGESSEKPAAEDMTSKDYYFDSYAHFGIHEEMLKDEVRTLTYRNSMFHNKHLFKDKVVLDVGSGTGILCMFAAKAGAKKVIGKPDGLIFPDRATLYITAIEDRQYKDYKIHWWENVYGFDMSCIKEVAIKEPLVDVVDPKQLVSSSCLVKEVDIYTVKIEDLSFTSPFCLQVKRNDYIHALVTYFNIEFTRCHKRTGFSTSPESPYTHWKQTVFYLDDYLTVKTGEEIFGTISMKPNIKNNRDLDFTVDIDFKGQLCEMSKTLEYRMR
- the prl gene encoding prolactin isoform X2 is translated as MEKRSGVMVLMSVLVYTEGVSLNDLLDRASQLSDKLHSLSTSLTNDLDSHFPSVGGKLMKPSMCHTSSLQIPNDKDQALRVPENELLSLVRSLLMAWSDPLALLSSEATSLPHPERNSINTKTKELQDHSNSLGVGLERLVRKMGSSPESLSSLPFNSNDLGQDNISRLVNFHFLLSCFRRDSHKIDSFLKVLRCRAAKMLPEMC